The following DNA comes from Papaver somniferum cultivar HN1 chromosome 4, ASM357369v1, whole genome shotgun sequence.
CTTGTATAATACCCCCTCGAAGCTCCCACACGTGAGGAGTAATGTTTTTATGCCGAGTCACCTCCGCATGAATCTTATTTGTTCAAATCTTAAATTTGAGAatcatcttcttcgtctgatgATCCGGGTCCTGAAACAAGATTATTCATCAAAATGGAATATTACTAAGTTGATAACGGTTTATTTTGTAGGGTAAAAAAATCCCATTCCAAAGCAAGAGTGGGAACTTTGCCATGTAATTTAATTTCCATGGAAAATGGTATTTTGAAGACATTACTGATTATCGTAACTCTGCAGAtgaatttttgaatgttgatCTCTACAAGACTTCTAGGTCGTGTTTGGTATCTTGGATATCCCATCTTATGTTGGGTTATCCAGTAAAAAACCGTTAAAATGTGTTTATGTCACTGTAATTCCAATCTTGGATAAGGATTACTAAACAttccttgattttaggaagctaAAAAGTGAGGTTATGGTATTCATCCAAATACCTGGGATACGTGTATCCTCATCTGGGTTAGACagttattttctttcaaaataagTAGTTGTCCAAgaaataattatttatattaacctATTTATGGAGTCAAACAAACACAAGTTAGCCTGGTCCAAGATATGATAGAATTTTAGACAAACACCATTAAAACTAACCATGGTTATCATGAATTAAATTAAAATAGACTATTCTCGGATATGTTATCCGGTTTCCAAGCTCCCAAACATATCCTAGGTTTCTTCCCCCATGGGTTGAAAATTCTCTATAAACCAGTATGTCAACAAcatatctttgatttttttttatctaggtATTGTTTTCTCTGATAATGGAAGGGATACATTTATTTGTGACGACCTATTTTCTAATCTCAATTTTGGTACCTTTAGGTTTCGGATCTTTCTGTTCCCATGTCACCATCCATTCCTTATCATTGTTTGGAGTGAAAGTGGTCTGATTCTTTCTTGCAACATTTAGCTTTATAAATTTGTTCCGGCCAAGCTTTTGAGATACGGATTCAGCCAGTTTATTCCAAGACAAATTTCCATTAACATAGATAACTACCACCCTTAACATTTTATCTTTGCAGGAATTATTAATGGGGCCTTTAATGCCCTGCTGAGTAAGTAAATCATTCCTAACAGGAGGAGATTGTTCTTGTAATTCTTTCCCCATTAGAGCATCCatagtgggcgagtataaccaaaaatttgggatgagatcgtaacacagtggaacggagtaaagatcaaatcccaaccaaagatcaaattccagaccaaatatggtcgcgaccaaatcccaaattctaatatagtcgagcgtaaatttaaagtacgcttgttgctgggcgtaaatttaaagtacgcttgttaacgggcggagatttaaattacgcccgatgaaaattcaaattaaataaaaaagaaaaagaatggggcggacttttaaagtccgcctgatgaaagtttcaaaaaatggggcggacttttaaagtccgcctgatgaaattttaagaaaaaaaaatggggcggacttttaaagtccgcctgatgaaattttacgaaaaaaaaatggggctgacttttaaagtccgcctgacaaaattttaatcatgtaccgttgcgtcacaacacggactaaacccaaaatttggtctttttttttatctttgatctttggttttgatcgcaccactgcagttgctcttattcTCTAGACGTTCTCCAAAACTCCACGGACCCACCTTTTTATCTCCTTTCGAAATACAAATAGTGTTGTTATTCCTTTCGCTTCTTTCGTATCTCGATATCTTCAGGAATCCTCCCTTCCCATTCTGTTTGATTTCTTGATGAAAGCAAAGTCCACATCCCTACTATTCAATCTTCTTTATCCTAATCAGTACTTGTACTTTTAAACAATCCTAACATATATGTCTTAATATGTATTCCATTTTCTCAGTTTGATCTTGGAGTGATAAAAAATTGCATTCAGATTGAAATTTTTTCCAACATATTGGAGTCTGAGCCATTTTATGAGTTGACTCAAATAGGGACTGATCCACAAACTCTCTCTCACTCTACTACTTCTTCTTTCATTTTTCATTTGATGCAAGTACCTAGTGTATAGTCTGATGCAAGTATCTGGTATTATAATCTCGTTCCTTCAAGTTCGTTGCTTTGTCTCTTGATAAgtattattgattttgattattttattttgtgaatgtaAGAAAATGGGAtcggaaaaaagaaaaataattaggTCAAAAGGTATAGAGCGAGGATGGAGACGGAAAGAGAGAAAGAGACAAGTAGTGATGATGAATGACGACGAAAATGAAATTGATGGATGGAAAGAACTCGTGGTAATTGTAATAGGTACTAATATTATAATAGGGGCGGAAGTTTACTCCATGAAATAATACAGGGCTATCCACAAAAAATGAGCTATGGGTCTATCGGTTGAGGGCATCCCCTTTTTATATCCATCTCTTTCCTTGACCTTATCTAAACCTATCATTTTAGAATTATTTACAAGcatatccttttttcttttttaagtttgACTCCTTAGTCTTTCCTCTTGGATTTATTATCTTGACTTCTCTTAATGGGTCATTGGAACTTTTTTCTCTGTACACAAATTATCTAGTAGACCTTTTTGTAAGCCCTATTATTGTCACATTTGGGCTTAAATCCTGTATGATCATTTTCTTTTAAGAATAAATGGTTTATATTAAAAACCGGCCCAAATGATTTGGAGTAGCTCATTAAAGGTTGCCCTCCGCAGGGATATGCCTCCAATGTGATTTGGAGTAGCTCATTAAACCGGCCCTAAGAATTACATAGGGAATAAATTTAAAGACTTAGAAAAAAAAACTGGACACACttttgcctcgttaaaaaccttgtcaAGAAAAATCCATAGTGGtaaaaccttgactaaggaaaagaTTGCAATGTGAAATGTCCAAAAAACAATAGCAACACACTCATCCAGATATTTGTGTTTTTTGCGAGTAACTGCGGCGGCAATGGCACGACCCGACATGAAAGTGCGGATACCACCAGCAGTGAAAAGTGAAACATCCGTAACGTCTAGACATACATCCTGCCCGTTCTCCCAATTATAAACAAGGATATCATTCGGATTCAAATCACAGTTGTCGTCGGTTGAGAATCCTAAAGAGACTTCTTTACGTGTCGAAACAAACGCCTTGACATACATGTCTGCAACAACATCTCTGACTAAATCATGTATAAACTTGAGCCCCACATCGTTAGCACAATGTagtgcatgatcaccaaaaaCGTCCATATTTCTGCTGCAGCTGGAACATTGGCTATTCTTGGGGAAAAGGGGAATGCCAAGTCGATAACTAACCATGGCCTGAATTCCCTAGGTCCAAGGTTTTGGTTAAGCCCGTTAATAGGTATGGCTAGGAGGAAATCTTGTGCATGTTGTATTTTGTTGCACTGCCAAAATATTGAGTCTCGTTCAGACATGGGATATTGGATAAGCATCTGCTTCATCACTGAGTCGAAATATGGTACCGCCAGAGAGTGCATAGGATGGGGGGCAGTAAAGTCGACGTTGTAGGTAGAATGAGAGAGGCCACATACCTGAACATATGTTTGTAATGCTTGTTGGTAAGTATAATTGTTATCTGCAATAGAAGTATTGCTTAAGATGATATTCTGTAGAGAATGTGTTTGAATGTGAAAAGCCAAGAAGAAATAGCTAATAGTGTTTGCCATAGTATAGATACCCAAAGCCCCATTCTTAATGGGGATTGTTGCCAAGTGTAGTTGAAGAGGGACAAAACCAGCACTATGTCTTGTGATTAATTCCCTTAGATATTGAGCCAATTGATCATCAAAATATTTCTTGGCATGTTGAAGAGCAGTTGGCATGTTGTGCGCTTGGTGAAGTATAGTCTAGATACACCAGTGCAATTGCGTAGTAATAGCAATTCACTTTGTGGATCTTTAAGCTTCTTGATCGAAGACATCAGATGGACAGTCTTGTGTACCCTGTTCATTACCATATTGCTACAGAATTGTAAGTCTGCACTAACAGGTCCGCCAAGCAGTTTGACTCCCAATGAAGGCCTACCAATATTAATCGGGAAAACCGCATCTGCAACACTCCTTGGATCTTCAACTGGCCAGAAGACTTCAGTTTTACGAATATTAAGATGAAtacctttttcttttccttcacaACAGATAATACTCAAGGATTTGAGACTTCTAATGTGTCTCCAATTACAGTGTCATCATCTAAGTACCAAGCATGCAAGTCCAATTGTCATTGATACACAAGGGGGTGTAGAGTGAGTGCAAAAATAAAAGGACCCTATGGATCACCTTGATGAACTCCCTGAGAGGAAGATAGAATAAACTCATTGTAGTATAGCCTAACCGGTTTAGCAAAACATAATTCTACCCATCTAGAGATAACAGGACATTGTTGCCTGACTTCTCTAATGAGTGCGGTTCTATCTACCATGTTAAAGGCATTTTGGAAATCAATAAGAAGCATGGTCATTGTGTTCATGTTACCTTTCGCTTCTATCATTTTATTGACAGAATGAAGAATGCTTTCACCTCTACAAGGAATTCCAACACCAAATTGGAAATTACCAAGGTATGTGGCCATTTCTTTACCAACAGATGCAGCTGCGACTTTAGAAAAAAGCCTCCTCCATATGGTGCCCACGACAATAGGTCTAATACCTCCATTAGGATTCAATAAAGGTGCGATAGGTTCCCTGGCTATATATTCACCCAAAACACTAGGACAATTACCTGACAACCAGAGAATAACAACCTTTGTAATGGCTGATAATAAATTCTCTGCTATAGCTGCAGCAGAACCAAACATTGCATCCAACAAGTGGTGTGCTCTTAACCCATCTCTACCACATGAAGTCCCTTTAAGAAAGATTCTTATAGCACCTAAAACAGAACTTGTAGTTGCCGAAATTCCTTCGTCTACAATGATGTCATGAAGAATGGAAGGTAGGGGGATTGTGGGTGTTTATTCCTCAAACCAAATAATGTAGCTTCATTACTAGGTGAAACAACATTTGATGAGAGAACCTTAATAATTGTTGAATAGTGCCCCCGACATATCTTTTTTTTACACGTACGAACATTGGTGGGCCTGTGCAATGTCTTACGTACTGGTAACGCAAGCAGTTTATTAATCAAAGTAACACAACCACCTGGTTCCCTCCAATTTAACAACGCCTGATTGATATCACTAGTCTGCAACCTTCTCCTAGCACCTGATCTCTCCTCTGATGAGTTTTTGGCAATGTACAAGTTGAGGGTACAAATGGGTAAAAGCAGTAACTGAATCCAAGGAGTTGTATCCATGGGACTTAGAATTACTATTTCTAAACAGGATTTAAGAGTCCTGAAGAAGTTTAGACGACAAGGTGGTGGGATACTAGAGAATGTAGAAAATTGTCTTTGGAAAACTTCATTAAGCAATTCCAAAGAAAGAGACATATATGTATTCTCCACCATATTGGGTATTATCGTATTGATCTCAGTAAGCGGTTTATCAATGCCATGGATCACAAAATCAACATACGTTCCATTGTGCGAAACTGTAATGACATCTCCTCCATGATCACGACAGGATCTTTTCCAAAAGTGAAGACGCATGCATCTGCTGCACAACCACATCTAGAGCTGATGTAAAACCCTTTCCCAAGCACTGTACACCATTATTCTTCCTTATGCTTTATACATTCTGTaaaattctcttgatttctaataaatttttctttcctacaaaaaaaaaaaaaagaatagtgAGCAACTGAAGAGTCAAAATCCGTTCTTGAAAAGTTGTAAATCAAAATCTGCAGAATGGACTTCCACTTGAGTCTACCCGTGATGCAGTTCTTTGTCCTTGTGATGCAAATACGTCTCGGCACCAACCACCATAGGAAAGCCCGTGTAATGCACCACACAGGAaatttaggcgcaggcccaaaaaaataatattcttattgtcaggtccaagattattttttgtttccatgacacccataattatatgaaattttgaaaagtttctgcataacgggttatgcatcaggggtataattaacaacacaacttggatataacatatctaaaaaactgcgccttggaattttacaaattttatatcgttggaaatctttttaagagagctacacaacgagtacaaacaacaatatcaaatttaatttGCGAAAAAATCGGAGGCGATTGTTCTTTTatgcaaaattttcaaaaatttggtacataagcattatgcagccaccaaaaactatgcataacacattatgcagacacaacaaaagatgcattaaatgTTATGCCACCATTTTTTAATTCAGTGCttacaaaaatatggttgcataatgctttatgcatccattttctcgacagcataacatgttatgcagatatatttgtaggtgcatgacaataATGTagcctttttttttgttggtttcaatactaataaAAAAGTAGTTGTGTAACGTGTTATGCTACCAttctctggactgcataacaagttatgcagctatttttgtaggtgcatgacaagttatgcagtcttttttttgttggtttcaatattaacaaaaatgttgctgcataacgtgttatgcaaccattttcacgactgcataacaagttatgcaacaaattttgtagatgcataacaagttatgcaaccgttttcatagttgcataacagattattcaaccattatgaaCCAAAGAAGCTCccacatattaaaatcaaaactagctaagcaaaaatggatTCGGAGAAGTAGAACTCCAAACCCTAGTCTTTTATGTTTACGGCTGTGTAGCCGCGCCTCCCCCCTTCTCATTCGTCCTTCCATCTAGGCAACACCTCCATTCATTAATCAAGTCTGCAATTGTATCAAACTCCATCACAACACCAACTTATTATTGGCACAAGATATTCTCATCCAACACAACTACATGTCAACAACTCCGGCAACTTCTAGTAGCCTGGATTCTCTCCTTGCCTTGCTCGTAACAGCATCTCTCCACCGTCGATCCTCCACTGTCTGCAACTGTATCGACCAAAGAACAACCAACTCCATCTCCTGTGTTGTTGCCAAACACCTGAATTCGACCACCCATACTGCAGTCACAGCCTTTTCATCTGAATCCTCTACCGGTAAGACTTCATCATTGCCATCAGTTTACTTCTATTCTCCCTGGCCATCTACACAATTCTCGACTGCACCTTCAATCTCTAGCAAACTCCCACGTACATTCTTCATCAATGGACTCCTGCACAGCGTCATCCAGTCATATCGATCCACCAGACTCGATGTAATCTTTTCCACTGCCATCGATGGCTATAATCTTTGTCCATTACCAAAAGCTTCATCAACCATCTGCATCTTCATCATCTCTGCCAACGAACAGCTCCTTGTCTCGATTGGTATCAGCAACAGCTACCCCAACTCAGTTCCGTTCATTcccatcatcatatgcgaatacCACAAACAAGCTCCTGCAATCGTTTCCACCATCGACTGCAACCAACGAGCCAAGACAACTAGTTCCATTCGCACCAGGGATCTTCTCTCAAATCTTGTATTTCATCTTCTCGCTGTTTGTCGTCCACGAGTATCAGCAGCTCATACCAAACCCAGCTTGAGATAAAGACCATTCTCCGCTGCCGATTTCACTAAGATAACAACAGAAACAAAGATctaaaacctaaaaagaaaaattgaaataTAAATAAACCTAGAAACAAAAATTCGAAGTTGAAATCTAGAGAGAATATCGATTGCAAAGAAAATCAACCGCTTCTCTCGCCTCTCTCCCTCCCTGTTTCCTGAAGgaagtgaagaaaataaaaacaaagaaataaatctGGAAGTTCAGGTAAAACGAAAACATAATTACGATAAATATGGGTCTCATAGAAATTTTTTCAGGAAAACTGGGTGCACGTCTGAAGTTTTTTGTTGGTGGGTTTCATAGTGACCAAAATCTTAAAaaatgaatgattttttagggaccatggtttttttgaggggaccatggttttatttggccaccttccctatagttatatggggtgtcctaaagtgttgaaatgactaacctacccttaacctaatttaatttaaaaccaacctaataaccacctatatatataaccaccacctcctcccaccaccgccgattaccatcaccaccacctccgattatcacaaccaccaaccaccgattaccaccaccacctcctcccaccatcaCTGCCCACCaccgctgattaccaccaccaccacctccgattatcaccaccaccaaccaccgattaccaccaccacctctatatatatagcttaatttaaaacattaacaaagatattttcacaaacccattacttgtcattcgtttttggttgaataaatgagaagtaatcatcaaaatgagttgaaaatggaagttgcagagaggtttaatggaggttttttttcagagaaaagttcggttacgtcgcaaaaaacaagtctcagccgaacttttagttcggttacgtcgcaaaacgttcgATTTCGTCGCAAAAAATTCGGTtgtcacgaattaattttttcttaaccgaactcagagtttggttgattcgcaaaaaatacttttcatcgaactccttgtatttgaacaacacaagtccataagttcggttccttcgcaaaataaggatatcaccgaataagttcggttggtagagcaatttgatatgtaaccgaacacacaagatgtacccaaataaattgttaagttcaaagttcggttacctaccattttatattaggtaaccgaatatagcactgtaactttgggtttttttttttatcggtgagttcggttagatacgcttttggatagaagtttgcgaaccaaccgaacttcttacacttggaataattttttttaacgtAAAGTTCGGTTGGATAGTTGGTTGGTATGAACTTTGCGTACCAACCGAACTATGTACAGttggtaaaattttattttcacgtaaatttcggttagttattgtttgcaaagcaactgaacttctagaccctaaagttcggttacattgcgggcaaaccgaacattacactgtacgaccaaaacctccattaacgagcgagttcggtaacatgCGTGTTTGGAAagcgtaaccgaactacactttcaggtgtgttcggttacatgtttaTGACATATgataaccgaactggcccaagtctacataaaaaatttcattttttttttgaaagtttggagcaattaaaccaacattatctaagtttgaagcaaaCCTGATAACCCAAATGCTCTTCCTCCAGTTGTGGTtagtaaaatccatcattttcatcttgagattgagttcggggaagaatacaatcacgatctaagaaataactcatatctggattattgtgaagattaacaaatactctaggagaggaaggagatgaagattcagatgtgctatcatcaattgaatcatcacttgaatactcaagattagtgaactcaaaaaaaaaattattttcatgtttttcttcttcatcttctctaactttactctctcaataattctacttctttagcttaatcatttcactaatgatttcacaaatcattacccaaaataaatcaggagggtagtttaggtattgatataaatatctagataagggatgacctagatttacttctaaatgtcttactaaaaatagaaccatggtcccccaagaaaatcatggtccccaaaaaatcgttcttaaaaatgggtgtggctgtagttttcacgCACCACAATGGCATCCCAACAAGGCATTTTACTGGACCAGCAGGATAAGTGGGCCGTAACAGGTGAATCATGTCTCTTAGACTCTTGAGACCGAGTAATACACAATAACAAACCAGCTCTGTCACAAGAGTCCAACTTATTTCCGAAATGAAGCTTGTCTCCCCTAGTTATAGGAAGTACAATCCTCCATCACGATTTTAGGGTCTACAGTCTCCTACAAATTACAAGAACATAATATACCATCATCATCAATACCCAGTTGAAATGTGTCTCTAACTTCATTGGAGTTCATGGATTTTGGTGTCTCTCATTTCTCATTTCCACCAATTAATATATTCTTTAATCTTGCGTGCATATTTACCAACTCATGAATCAGCTACCAGACAGCAGAACAAAGAAGATTAGATTAGAAGAAAAgaatagaaagaaaagaaaaatgatctCCACCAaactaatggcaactgcaagatgaaatttagcttatataaagacaactctctttattgatgtttagaaaatctctcaaaactaaacacaagttctaatcttgttcatatgatcaaccacaactttggtgatcatatatatatatatagaactatgaattccttttcctaatcctattaccttattacatgtctttccttttcttagaactagatgacttctaattcccttaggattacatcaatttcctaatcttatcCTAACcggcttgttagtgacttctatgttgaagttaatccaacacaaACGCTTTGTTTCATTTggacttcaaaaataaaaaaacatcgtATGTCACCATGTTTTTCTTATTTATTCAATATGTTTAGTTTTATCATAAGGATTGTGACGAGAACCTGCAACTAAAAGTTGCAACGAGATGGAATACTACTGAAGATTTTGCACCGCCTCCCAGTAAAAGGAGCTTAATCTTCAGATGGTAATAGACACCTTAGAATCTGGACATTGCTCCACATAATGTGCATCAAACAAGTTTAACAAAGCTTGCACGTAAACCATCTAGATGTTTTGGCGCTGCAGCTTAGTTCAAATATTGTATGAGACAGGAGCATATCGTAAGTATCTGCATGAAAGGACTGACATGGCGAGCAAAATACTGTCCAAACACATCGATATGATATACCATCAATAACAAACTGAGAAGGGAAAATCACATTGAATGGAACATACATTACCGTTAAAGAAACTCAAGTATGGAGAGTGAGTGGTGCTGGTGCAAGTAAGTTGGCTTGTGAAGGAATTCTTTCATGTTTTTTGGCTTAGCAGTCGTACAGAAAACTGCCTCATTTCTCGGTTAATGAGTCCCCAAGAAAACTTTCAAATGATTACTATCAGATTTAAGAACACGTGATACCCTCAATAAGGCTTACATTGCCAAAACACAGATCAAACATCAAATACTAAAACTGAGCTAATCAATCTCAATCAGTGCTTGGCCCTGATTATCACTATTACTACCCATATAACTACAGAAATCAAAGCCAGCACACATTCAAAAATGACTATCTGTTACCTACAGTAGTTAACTGAGCTGTATCAAGAGTATGTCGAAGGTGACAGATACAAACAACGGTAACATTCTTAAAGTCGAGCATAACTAAAATTGAAGGACAGGGCTTTAATCATTTTTGTGCTTTCTAAGTTTCTTATATTTTCCCTGAAGTGCGCATAAGAAGATATTTAGTTATTTACCTCTACAAGTTTTCATCTCAGGCTTTAGCTCATGTTCCCATTGGTTCCTCTTGTTGGTCCTTCATCCTGTAGGTGAAACTAGGCTGACACCATATAATCCTcttgtagttatataagattaaACTCACATCAACCTGCAACATAACCTACTTTTCTTCTTTATTATAGAGTATGGACAGTGAATATGATAAGAGT
Coding sequences within:
- the LOC113273586 gene encoding uncharacterized protein LOC113273586 yields the protein MDALMGKELQEQSPPVRNDLLTQQGIKGPINNSCKDKMLRVVVIYVNGNLSWNKLAESVSQKLGRNKFIKLNVARKNQTTFTPNNDKEWMVTWEQKDPKPKGPGSSDEEDDSQI